In a single window of the Niabella ginsenosidivorans genome:
- a CDS encoding CvpA family protein gives MILDLIFGILLCLAVFKGYRKGLIVGVFSYLAFIIGLAAAMKLSTVVAGKIGAIVKISDKWLPVIAFAVVLIGVILLVRWLAKLIQLTFEKVMLGWVNRLGGILFFVMLYLAGYSIFLFYMNQLNLLPETVRSKSATFEFTQLFGKRAIDFVGALIPAFKGMFGQLEQFFENSVK, from the coding sequence ATGATCCTGGACCTCATTTTTGGCATTTTATTATGCCTGGCAGTCTTTAAAGGATATCGTAAAGGGCTCATTGTTGGGGTTTTCTCCTATCTGGCTTTTATCATCGGGCTGGCTGCTGCAATGAAGCTCTCAACCGTAGTGGCAGGGAAGATTGGTGCCATTGTAAAGATTTCGGATAAATGGCTGCCGGTCATAGCTTTTGCCGTTGTATTGATCGGGGTCATTCTCCTGGTAAGATGGCTGGCAAAGCTTATTCAGCTGACTTTTGAAAAAGTGATGCTGGGTTGGGTGAACAGGCTGGGTGGTATATTGTTTTTTGTGATGCTTTACCTGGCAGGGTATTCCATTTTCCTGTTTTATATGAACCAACTCAATCTGCTGCCGGAGACGGTCCGGTCAAAATCTGCAACATTTGAGTTTACGCAGCTGTTTGGAAAACGCGCCATTGATTTTGTAGGCGCTCTTATACCCGCTTTTAAAGGAATGTTTGGGCAATTGGAACAGTTCTTCGAAAATTCTGTTAAATAA
- a CDS encoding GatB/YqeY domain-containing protein, whose product MSLEQTVNDDIKKAMLARDEAGLRSLRAIKAAILLAKTAEGAKDALSAEDEIKLVQKLVKQRKDSLEIFEKQNRADLAKKEKEEIEVMEKYLPAQLSAEDLKPIIRKIIEQTGASGPSDMGKVMGVATKELAGKAEGKAISAVVKELLAQ is encoded by the coding sequence ATGTCTTTAGAACAAACGGTCAATGATGATATAAAGAAAGCAATGCTGGCCAGGGATGAAGCTGGCCTTCGTAGTTTACGTGCCATAAAAGCGGCAATCCTGCTGGCTAAAACAGCTGAAGGTGCAAAAGATGCCTTAAGTGCAGAAGATGAAATAAAACTGGTTCAAAAGCTGGTAAAGCAGCGGAAAGATTCTTTGGAGATTTTTGAAAAGCAAAACCGAGCGGATCTTGCCAAAAAGGAAAAAGAAGAAATTGAGGTAATGGAAAAATACCTTCCTGCCCAGTTAAGCGCTGAAGACTTAAAGCCAATCATCCGGAAGATTATTGAGCAAACAGGTGCTTCGGGGCCCTCTGATATGGGAAAAGTAATGGGAGTAGCCACAAAAGAATTGGCCGGAAAAGCAGAAGGAAAGGCTATTTCAGCTGTAGTAAAGGAGTTGTTGGCCCAATGA